In Arachis hypogaea cultivar Tifrunner chromosome 17, arahy.Tifrunner.gnm2.J5K5, whole genome shotgun sequence, a single window of DNA contains:
- the LOC112763742 gene encoding protein MAIN-LIKE 2-like produces the protein MINALIERWRPETHTFHFSVGECAVTLEDMAMILGLPTNSLPVTGPTMSCFEALEAECLHQFGVAPRKTECRGSFIKLTWFRGLRDRIVLNDVEHIQMYVKCHIMLLFGTVMFGDKASSAVHWKFLPLLRNF, from the coding sequence TCTGATTGAGAGATGGCGGCCTGAAACTCACACGTTTCACTTTTCAGTTGGTGAGTGTGCCGTGACCTTGGAGGATATGGCGATGATTCTCGGTCTGCCGACAAATAGTCTTCCAGTAACAGGACCGACCATGAGTTGTTTTGAGGCATTGGAAGCCGAGTGCTTGCACCAATTTGGAGTTGCACCGAGGAAGACGGAATGTAGAGGGAGCTTTATAAAATTAACATGGTTTAGGGGTTTGAGAGATCGTATAGTGTTGAATGATGTTGAGCATATTCAGATGTATGTAAAGTGTCACATAATGTTGTTATTTGGGACAGTTATGTTTGGAGATAAGGCGAGTTCAGCTGTTCATTGGAAATTTTTACCTTTACTCCGtaacttttaa